In Elaeis guineensis isolate ETL-2024a chromosome 1, EG11, whole genome shotgun sequence, a genomic segment contains:
- the LOC140851545 gene encoding thioredoxin-like protein Clot gives MPLKTTDTTVSDFEEVFERFKSENSQNQLKFLLFLADKDPSTSLSWCPDCNVAEPIIYEKLKASEEDVVLLRAYVGDRPTWRNPSHPWRIDPRFRLRGVPTLIRWENEAAIGRLEDHEAHIGNKIDALLPSN, from the exons ATGCCTCTCAAAACCACCGACACGACCGTCTCCGattttgaggaagttttcgagCGATTCAAATCGGAGAACTCCCAAAATCAACTAAAATTCCTGCTTTTCTTGGCGGACAAAGACCCCTCCACCTCCCTTAGCTGGTGCCCTG ATTGCAATGTGGCAGAGCCCataatatatgaaaaattgaAGGCATCAGAAGAAGATGTGGTGCTCCTTAGAGCATATGTTGGAGATAGACCTACATGGAGAAATCCTAGCCATCCATGGAGAATCGACCCAAGATTCAGGCTCAGAGGGGTCCCAACACTCATTCGATGGGAGAATGAGGCTGCCATTGGACGCCTTGAAGACCATGAGGCTCATATTGGAAACAAAATTGATGCCCTACTACCTAGTAACTGA